One Fontisphaera persica DNA window includes the following coding sequences:
- a CDS encoding Gldg family protein, producing the protein MKNRNLETFLYSTLGVLIMFGIVVAVNLIAGLPRTRVDLTAEKLYTLSDGTLSILSKLDGKLKIRFYCTQDDPAMPVSWANYARRVEDLLAEYRKVSGGKIEIEKLNPQPDTDAEDFAAMDNVTPRQIDLANSVYMGLSFTYLDAKTSIPFLPIEREKFLEYDISRAIAQVINPQRPTIGLMSSLPVFGMQMNPFMMQMGQRGQEPWLFVTELQRDFNLKQVQMDVDKIDDDIKVLIVHHPKNISEKTQFAIDQFLMRGGRLIAFLDPYAWTEGRRNPMMGGAQGGSTLDKLLSAWGLTFENNKVLADRRLRNPGVPPEFQLFVPSLTPEYIKQDEIICAQLDNVMFGWPGAFSGTPVEGLKMDVLMQSSPEAGFVDRFLVEMSPEGAAKEFKPGDKQMALAVRLSGKFKTAFPNGKPKESTDEDKKDENKDKKDEKEAEFLKESKEATSVILVADADLLHETFYAQVQPIGNQKIVMIYSGNLSFLQNTLELLTGDSALINSRSRATKSRNFTVIREMRARAARSLQDQLQKFEQERQEIQRKLNELQAQKDANQRFVLSPEQKAELEKYRKAQAETNRRIKELSKALRREEESLETRLKVINIGAMPLVVTLFGLGYALINRKRTAAK; encoded by the coding sequence ATGAAAAACCGGAATCTGGAGACCTTTTTGTACAGCACCCTCGGGGTGCTCATCATGTTCGGCATCGTGGTGGCGGTGAACCTCATCGCCGGCCTGCCCCGCACGCGCGTGGATTTGACCGCCGAAAAGCTCTACACGCTTTCCGACGGCACCCTTTCCATCCTGTCCAAGCTGGACGGCAAATTGAAAATCCGTTTCTACTGCACCCAGGATGACCCGGCCATGCCGGTGTCGTGGGCCAATTACGCCCGCCGCGTGGAGGACCTCCTGGCCGAGTACCGCAAGGTCAGCGGCGGCAAAATCGAAATCGAAAAGCTCAATCCCCAGCCCGACACCGACGCCGAGGATTTTGCGGCGATGGACAACGTGACCCCACGCCAGATTGACTTGGCCAACTCGGTGTACATGGGCCTGTCCTTCACCTACCTGGATGCCAAAACTTCCATTCCCTTCCTGCCCATCGAGCGGGAAAAGTTTCTGGAGTACGACATTTCACGGGCCATTGCGCAGGTGATCAATCCGCAGCGTCCCACCATCGGTTTGATGAGCAGCCTGCCGGTGTTCGGGATGCAGATGAATCCCTTCATGATGCAAATGGGCCAGCGCGGCCAGGAACCGTGGCTGTTTGTCACCGAACTGCAACGGGACTTCAACCTCAAGCAGGTCCAGATGGACGTGGACAAGATTGACGACGACATCAAAGTGCTCATCGTCCATCACCCCAAGAACATCTCCGAAAAGACCCAGTTTGCTATTGACCAGTTCCTGATGCGTGGCGGGCGCCTCATCGCGTTTTTGGACCCTTATGCCTGGACCGAAGGCCGGCGCAACCCGATGATGGGCGGCGCCCAGGGCGGCTCCACCCTCGACAAGCTGCTCTCCGCCTGGGGGCTGACCTTCGAGAACAACAAAGTCCTCGCCGACCGCCGCCTGCGCAATCCGGGCGTGCCGCCGGAGTTTCAGTTGTTCGTGCCGTCCCTCACGCCCGAGTACATCAAACAGGATGAAATCATCTGCGCCCAATTGGACAATGTCATGTTTGGCTGGCCGGGCGCCTTCAGCGGCACGCCGGTCGAGGGCTTGAAGATGGACGTGCTCATGCAAAGCTCCCCGGAGGCCGGTTTTGTGGACCGTTTCCTGGTGGAAATGTCCCCCGAAGGGGCCGCCAAGGAATTCAAACCGGGTGACAAACAAATGGCCCTGGCCGTCCGCTTGAGCGGCAAGTTCAAGACCGCCTTCCCCAACGGCAAACCCAAGGAATCCACGGACGAAGACAAGAAGGACGAAAACAAGGACAAGAAGGACGAAAAAGAGGCTGAGTTTCTCAAGGAAAGCAAGGAAGCCACCAGTGTCATCCTGGTGGCCGACGCCGACTTGCTCCATGAGACCTTCTACGCCCAGGTCCAGCCCATCGGCAACCAGAAGATTGTGATGATTTACAGCGGCAACCTCTCCTTCCTGCAAAACACGCTCGAGCTGCTCACCGGCGACAGCGCCCTGATTAACTCCCGCAGCCGCGCCACCAAGTCGCGCAACTTCACCGTCATTCGCGAAATGCGGGCGCGCGCGGCGCGGAGCCTGCAGGACCAGTTGCAGAAATTTGAGCAGGAGCGCCAGGAAATCCAGCGCAAGCTCAACGAATTGCAGGCGCAAAAAGACGCCAACCAGCGGTTTGTGCTCTCGCCGGAGCAGAAGGCCGAGCTGGAGAAGTACCGCAAGGCGCAGGCGGAGACCAACCGCCGCATCAAGGAGCTGAGCAAGGCGCTGCGCCGCGAAGAGGAATCGCTGGAGACGCGCCTGAAGGTCATCAACATTGGCGCCATGCCGCTGGTGGTGACCTTATTTGGCCTGGGATACGCTTTAATCAACCGTAAACGCACTGCCGCCAAATGA
- a CDS encoding ABC transporter permease subunit, whose translation MNLAEALHNIQCIGRRQLGSYFNSPVAYVFIVIFLLLAGFFTFMVGGFFQRDQASLVAFFMWHPWLFLVLVPAVGMGLWAEERRLGTMELLLTMPVTAWQAIVGKFLAAWVFLAVTLALTFPVWITVNYLGEPDNGVIVCSYIGSLLMAGACLSISTMTSALTRNQVVSFIISIVIILLLILAGFPPVTELLKSWDVPAGLISLIASTSIMTHFEGFQKGVLDLRDVVYFLSVMGFCLFTTGVIIRSLRSGH comes from the coding sequence ATGAATCTCGCGGAAGCATTGCATAACATTCAGTGCATTGGCCGGCGCCAGTTGGGCAGTTATTTCAACTCGCCGGTGGCGTATGTGTTCATCGTCATTTTCCTGCTGCTGGCGGGATTCTTCACCTTCATGGTGGGCGGATTCTTCCAGCGGGACCAGGCCTCCCTGGTGGCGTTTTTCATGTGGCACCCGTGGCTGTTCCTGGTGCTGGTGCCCGCGGTGGGCATGGGCCTGTGGGCCGAGGAGCGACGCCTGGGCACCATGGAGCTGCTGCTGACCATGCCGGTGACGGCCTGGCAGGCCATTGTGGGCAAGTTCCTGGCGGCCTGGGTCTTTCTGGCGGTGACGCTCGCGCTGACCTTCCCCGTCTGGATTACGGTGAACTACCTGGGCGAGCCGGACAACGGGGTCATTGTGTGCAGCTACATTGGCAGCCTGCTGATGGCCGGCGCCTGCCTGTCCATCAGCACCATGACCTCCGCTTTGACCCGCAACCAGGTGGTCAGCTTCATCATTTCCATCGTCATCATTTTGCTGCTCATCCTGGCCGGCTTCCCGCCGGTCACCGAGCTGCTCAAATCCTGGGATGTCCCGGCCGGGCTGATTTCCCTCATCGCCTCCACCAGCATCATGACCCACTTTGAGGGGTTCCAAAAAGGCGTGCTGGATTTGCGGGACGTGGTGTATTTCCTGTCGGTGATGGGCTTCTGCCTCTTCACCACGGGGGTGATTATTCGGAGCCTGCGTTCAGGTCATTAA
- a CDS encoding ABC transporter ATP-binding protein, giving the protein MITVNNLVKTFGAKRAVNGVSFTVEKGEVLGFLGPNGAGKSTTMRMITGFIPPTEGTVSIGGHDIVNDPIAAKKLMGYLPENAPAYTDMTVYSFLKFAAELRGFSGDSLRQAIHKVVEMCFLESVLHQSVDTLSKGYRHRTCFAQSIIHNPPVLILDEPTDGLDPNQKHEVRTLIRRMGETKAIVFSTHILEEVEAACTRAIIIDRGQIVANGTPAELKARSELAGAVTVRIYGVPAAQASSVLGQAALARRASVVKEENGCALMRVYPRDPAARNGELARQVAEILTGQHWKFDELHTEEGRLDEVFRSITMPDTAPAAQPVKS; this is encoded by the coding sequence ATGATAACAGTCAACAATTTGGTCAAAACGTTTGGCGCCAAACGCGCCGTGAACGGGGTCTCGTTCACGGTGGAAAAAGGCGAGGTGCTGGGTTTTCTGGGCCCCAACGGCGCAGGCAAGTCCACCACCATGCGCATGATTACGGGCTTCATTCCGCCCACCGAGGGGACGGTGTCCATTGGGGGGCATGATATTGTGAATGACCCCATCGCCGCCAAGAAGCTCATGGGCTATCTGCCGGAAAACGCCCCCGCCTACACCGACATGACGGTGTACAGTTTCCTGAAATTTGCGGCGGAGCTGCGCGGTTTTTCGGGCGACAGCCTGCGCCAGGCGATTCACAAGGTGGTGGAGATGTGCTTCCTGGAATCCGTGCTGCACCAGAGCGTGGACACACTCTCCAAAGGCTACCGGCACCGCACCTGTTTTGCGCAATCCATCATCCACAATCCGCCGGTGTTGATTCTGGACGAGCCCACCGACGGCCTGGACCCCAACCAGAAACACGAGGTGCGCACGCTCATCCGGCGCATGGGCGAGACCAAGGCCATCGTGTTTTCCACCCACATTTTGGAGGAAGTGGAGGCCGCCTGCACGCGGGCCATCATCATTGACCGCGGCCAGATTGTGGCCAACGGCACGCCCGCCGAACTGAAGGCCAGGTCCGAACTGGCCGGCGCGGTGACGGTGCGGATTTACGGCGTGCCCGCCGCCCAGGCTTCCAGTGTGCTGGGGCAGGCGGCGCTCGCCCGGCGGGCGTCCGTGGTGAAGGAGGAAAACGGCTGCGCGTTGATGCGGGTCTATCCCCGCGACCCGGCCGCCCGGAACGGCGAGCTGGCCCGCCAGGTGGCGGAAATCCTGACCGGACAACACTGGAAATTTGACGAGCTGCACACCGAGGAAGGACGGCTCGACGAGGTGTTCCGCAGCATCACCATGCCGGACACGGCTCCGGCGGCGCAACCCGTCAAATCTTGA
- a CDS encoding sodium:proton antiporter produces the protein MLFAATYDPNPWMILPFVVLLATIALAPLACPHWWLRHYPKVAISLGAVTLIYYWWGLGGDARHTVAHTAHEYLSFIALIGSLFVVSGGIHIHVKGESTPLANTVFLAVGAVLANFLGTTGASMLLIRPWLRMNKYRITKHHVVFFIFIVSNVGGCLTPIGDPPLFLGYLKGIPFWWVLQHCWLIWLTGVGLLLCIFYWLDRHNYRRAPQAVRQQLAEPADQWRFEGLGNLGFLAVILGAVFINKPAFLREALMVGAALGSYFTTRRSIHEANHFNFHPIQEVAILFIGIFSTMMPALDYLQNHAARLGTPTPTLYYWGCGALSSVLDNAPTYLNFLSACQGSFGSPEIVQAARDALAAGPALDPQSLTGPHAASVRHILAGLEIMDVPAIARHGLSREHLQIALLLGNPALVKLLVAISVGAVFFGACTYIGNGPNFMVKSIAEHQKVHVPTFIEYVYRFTLPFLLPVLAVVWLIFFR, from the coding sequence ATGTTGTTTGCGGCAACGTACGATCCCAACCCGTGGATGATCCTGCCGTTTGTGGTGTTGCTGGCCACCATTGCGCTGGCGCCCCTGGCCTGTCCCCACTGGTGGCTGCGGCATTATCCCAAGGTGGCCATTTCCCTCGGGGCCGTCACCCTGATTTATTACTGGTGGGGATTGGGCGGCGATGCCCGGCACACGGTGGCGCACACCGCGCATGAGTATCTCAGCTTCATCGCGCTCATCGGCAGCTTGTTTGTCGTCTCTGGCGGCATCCACATCCATGTCAAAGGCGAGAGCACGCCGCTGGCCAACACGGTCTTTCTGGCCGTGGGCGCCGTGCTGGCCAATTTTCTGGGCACCACCGGCGCCTCCATGCTGCTCATCCGCCCCTGGTTGCGCATGAACAAATACCGCATCACCAAGCATCATGTGGTGTTTTTCATTTTCATCGTCTCCAATGTGGGCGGCTGCCTGACGCCCATTGGCGACCCCCCGCTGTTCCTGGGCTATCTCAAGGGCATTCCGTTCTGGTGGGTGTTGCAACATTGCTGGCTCATCTGGCTTACAGGGGTGGGGTTGTTGCTGTGTATTTTTTATTGGTTGGACCGCCATAATTACCGCCGCGCCCCGCAGGCGGTGCGCCAGCAACTGGCCGAGCCTGCCGACCAATGGCGCTTTGAGGGACTGGGCAACCTGGGGTTTCTGGCGGTCATTCTGGGAGCGGTGTTCATCAATAAGCCCGCCTTCCTGCGCGAGGCCTTGATGGTGGGCGCGGCGCTGGGTTCTTATTTCACGACGCGCCGCTCGATTCATGAAGCCAATCATTTCAATTTTCATCCCATTCAGGAGGTGGCCATTTTGTTTATTGGCATTTTCTCGACCATGATGCCCGCGCTGGACTACCTCCAAAACCATGCCGCCCGTCTGGGCACGCCCACCCCTACTTTGTACTACTGGGGCTGCGGCGCCCTCTCCAGCGTGCTGGACAACGCGCCCACTTATTTGAATTTCCTCAGCGCCTGCCAGGGAAGTTTTGGCTCGCCGGAAATTGTGCAGGCCGCCCGTGACGCGCTGGCCGCCGGTCCGGCCCTGGACCCGCAGTCCTTGACGGGTCCCCACGCCGCGAGCGTCCGCCATATCCTTGCCGGATTGGAGATCATGGATGTTCCAGCCATCGCCCGCCACGGACTGAGCCGCGAGCATCTGCAAATTGCCCTGCTCCTGGGCAATCCGGCGCTGGTCAAGCTGCTGGTGGCCATCAGTGTGGGCGCGGTGTTTTTTGGCGCCTGTACGTACATCGGCAATGGTCCCAATTTCATGGTCAAATCCATTGCCGAGCATCAAAAGGTCCACGTGCCCACGTTTATTGAGTACGTGTACCGCTTCACCCTGCCGTTTTTGCTGCCGGTGCTGGCGGTGGTGTGGCTAATCTTCTTCCGCTGA
- a CDS encoding heavy-metal-associated domain-containing protein, with the protein MRKWFALASVLVLAAVAAQAETVNLKIEGMSCPHGCVAKVDAALAKVKGVTAKKVELGKAEVTFDEKKTNQREIVAAIKKAGFKVVN; encoded by the coding sequence ATGCGCAAATGGTTCGCTCTCGCCTCGGTGTTGGTCCTGGCGGCCGTGGCTGCCCAGGCTGAAACGGTGAATCTGAAAATTGAAGGCATGTCCTGCCCGCACGGATGCGTGGCCAAGGTGGACGCCGCCCTGGCCAAGGTGAAAGGTGTCACCGCCAAAAAGGTGGAATTGGGCAAGGCCGAAGTGACCTTCGACGAAAAGAAAACCAATCAGCGGGAAATTGTCGCCGCCATCAAGAAAGCCGGCTTCAAAGTAGTGAACTAA
- a CDS encoding uroporphyrinogen decarboxylase family protein: MTSRERVLAALHHQETDRVPIDLSGHRSSGIAAIAYAQLRQYLGLPRRPIRVYDAVQQLAIVDEDVLQLFHVDTIELGRAFALEDRHWHEWTLPDGTPCLIPIWVQPQKENGEWVVRSARGNLLARMPEGCLYFEQVHYPFAEADDLDHLPEAFEESMWMAMKSPPGPLVAGPDGPQILAEGARRLRQQTDRAIIGLFGGNLLETGQFLYRNDIFFLLLAGQPQRAHEFLDRLVALHLANLERFLGAVGECIDIILFGDDLGMQRGPQISPAMYREFFQPRQRLMWRRVKELAPHVRIMLHCCGGVRELLPGLIEAGMEAINPVQISCRGMDPAELKRDFGPRLTFWGGGCDTREIMAHGSPAQVKDHVRRLLDIWRPGGGYVFQQVHNILADVPPQNIVAMYEAVLQS; encoded by the coding sequence ATGACCTCACGTGAACGTGTTCTGGCCGCCTTGCATCATCAGGAGACGGACCGTGTCCCCATAGACCTGTCCGGCCATCGGTCCTCGGGCATTGCGGCCATAGCTTACGCGCAACTACGTCAATACCTCGGCCTGCCCCGGCGTCCCATTCGCGTGTATGACGCGGTGCAACAGCTTGCCATTGTGGACGAAGACGTGCTGCAACTATTCCATGTGGACACCATCGAACTAGGCCGCGCCTTTGCCCTGGAAGACCGGCACTGGCACGAGTGGACTTTGCCAGACGGCACGCCGTGCCTGATTCCAATCTGGGTCCAGCCCCAAAAGGAAAATGGCGAATGGGTGGTGCGCTCCGCTCGCGGCAACCTGCTGGCCCGCATGCCCGAAGGCTGCCTCTATTTCGAGCAGGTTCACTACCCCTTTGCGGAGGCGGATGACCTGGACCACCTGCCGGAGGCTTTCGAGGAAAGCATGTGGATGGCCATGAAATCTCCCCCCGGCCCCCTGGTGGCCGGGCCGGATGGCCCTCAAATCCTGGCCGAAGGCGCACGCCGGCTGCGCCAGCAAACCGACCGCGCCATCATCGGACTCTTTGGCGGCAACCTGCTCGAGACAGGCCAGTTTCTCTACCGTAATGATATTTTCTTCCTGCTCCTGGCCGGCCAGCCGCAGCGGGCGCATGAGTTTTTGGACCGCCTGGTGGCCCTGCACCTGGCCAATCTCGAACGTTTCCTCGGGGCGGTGGGAGAGTGCATTGACATAATTTTATTTGGCGATGACCTCGGCATGCAGCGCGGCCCCCAAATCTCCCCCGCCATGTACCGCGAATTTTTCCAGCCCCGGCAGCGGTTGATGTGGCGGCGCGTGAAAGAGCTGGCACCCCACGTGCGCATCATGCTCCACTGCTGCGGCGGCGTGCGCGAGCTGCTCCCGGGCCTTATTGAGGCCGGCATGGAGGCCATCAACCCCGTCCAAATCTCCTGCCGCGGCATGGACCCCGCCGAATTAAAACGCGACTTCGGCCCGCGCCTGACCTTCTGGGGCGGCGGCTGCGACACCCGCGAAATCATGGCCCACGGCTCGCCCGCCCAGGTCAAAGACCACGTGCGCCGGCTCCTGGACATTTGGCGGCCCGGCGGTGGCTACGTCTTCCAGCAGGTCCACAACATTCTCGCGGATGTGCCCCCGCAAAACATCGTGGCCATGTATGAGGCCGTCCTGCAGAGTTGA
- a CDS encoding FG-GAP repeat domain-containing protein, giving the protein MQYTAFALLAAGALALPAGAADYTLHAFQKIRLTDEFWSEGAHFGDFNHDGHMDVVSGPFWYAGPDFKTRTAYRPADKTSKIKKPDGTEVTIAGYKGALGNENDYSDNFLTYTYDLNGDGWMDIIIYGHPGKEVYWYENPRNQGQGPWARYKLLEVLDNESPMFGDLTGDGKPEIICNSSKPGQPGQLGYATLNWADPKQPATFHPVSPPDKRWHRYTHGIGFGDVNGDGRKDLLEQNGWWEQPASREGDPLWTFHPVPFAPGPGAAQMWVYDFNGDGLNDVFTCLDPHNHGLAWYEQYRENGALKFKQHLIMNKKPADNKYGVHFTQPHAIELVDMDRDGVLDVLTGKRFWAHGPTGDTDPNAPAVLYWFKTVRNKDKTVDFVPYLIDNDSGVGTQVTFGDLNKDGWPDVVVGNKKGTFVFLHQVRKVSAAEWQAAQPKPRVQ; this is encoded by the coding sequence ATGCAATACACCGCCTTTGCTTTACTGGCCGCCGGCGCGCTTGCCCTTCCCGCCGGCGCCGCTGATTACACCCTGCACGCTTTCCAAAAAATTCGCCTCACGGATGAGTTTTGGTCCGAGGGCGCGCATTTTGGGGATTTCAACCACGACGGCCACATGGATGTGGTGTCGGGGCCATTTTGGTACGCCGGCCCGGATTTCAAAACCCGCACCGCCTACCGGCCGGCGGACAAAACCTCGAAAATCAAAAAGCCCGATGGGACCGAGGTGACCATCGCCGGTTACAAGGGGGCGCTCGGCAATGAAAATGATTACTCCGACAATTTTCTCACCTACACCTACGATTTGAACGGTGACGGATGGATGGACATCATCATCTACGGCCATCCGGGCAAGGAAGTGTACTGGTACGAAAATCCACGCAACCAGGGTCAGGGCCCTTGGGCCAGGTACAAGCTGCTCGAGGTGCTGGACAATGAATCGCCCATGTTTGGCGACCTGACCGGCGACGGCAAACCCGAAATCATCTGCAACTCCAGCAAACCCGGCCAGCCCGGCCAGCTTGGCTACGCCACCCTCAATTGGGCCGACCCCAAACAGCCGGCCACTTTTCACCCGGTTTCCCCGCCAGACAAACGCTGGCACCGGTACACGCACGGCATCGGCTTCGGCGATGTCAACGGTGACGGCCGCAAGGATTTGCTCGAGCAAAACGGCTGGTGGGAGCAACCCGCCTCCCGCGAAGGCGACCCCTTGTGGACTTTTCATCCCGTGCCCTTTGCCCCCGGCCCGGGCGCCGCGCAAATGTGGGTTTATGATTTCAACGGGGACGGCCTCAACGATGTGTTCACCTGCCTGGACCCGCACAATCACGGCCTGGCGTGGTACGAGCAATATCGTGAAAACGGCGCCCTCAAGTTCAAGCAACATCTCATCATGAACAAAAAGCCGGCCGACAACAAATATGGCGTCCACTTCACCCAGCCCCACGCCATCGAATTGGTGGACATGGACCGCGACGGCGTGCTGGATGTGCTCACCGGCAAACGCTTCTGGGCTCATGGCCCCACCGGCGACACCGATCCCAACGCCCCCGCCGTGCTGTATTGGTTCAAAACGGTGCGGAACAAAGATAAAACGGTGGACTTTGTGCCTTATCTCATTGACAACGACTCTGGCGTGGGCACGCAAGTCACCTTTGGTGACCTGAACAAGGACGGCTGGCCGGATGTGGTGGTGGGCAACAAGAAGGGCACCTTTGTTTTCCTTCACCAAGTCCGTAAAGTCTCGGCCGCCGAATGGCAGGCCGCCCAGCCCAAACCACGGGTCCAATAA
- the panB gene encoding 3-methyl-2-oxobutanoate hydroxymethyltransferase: MNAVAKFTVADCQARKGRHSIPFLTTYDYPMTRLLDEAGVPFLLVGDSLGMVVLGYPDTTQVTLDDMEHHVRACARARPRALLGADLPIGTYTTPEQAVASARRLQAAGAEYVKAEGGRAILPQVRAIVAAGIPFLGHLGMLPQHVREEGGYHVKGRRPEEAAALVADARALQEAGAFAVVLELVTPPVAAEITRALAIPTIGIGSGPDCDGQILVIHDLVGLFPWFTPRFVKPQAQCGAAIRQAAQAWMQSLPGKPAA; this comes from the coding sequence ATGAACGCTGTCGCCAAATTTACGGTGGCCGATTGCCAGGCGCGCAAAGGCCGGCACTCCATCCCGTTCCTGACCACTTATGATTATCCCATGACCCGGCTCCTGGACGAAGCCGGCGTCCCATTTTTATTGGTGGGCGATTCCCTGGGCATGGTGGTGCTGGGTTATCCGGATACCACCCAGGTCACGCTGGATGACATGGAGCATCACGTGCGCGCCTGTGCGCGCGCCCGGCCGCGGGCCCTCCTGGGCGCGGACCTGCCCATTGGCACGTACACCACGCCGGAGCAGGCCGTGGCCAGCGCCCGGCGTTTGCAGGCCGCCGGGGCGGAATACGTCAAGGCGGAGGGCGGGCGCGCCATCCTGCCGCAAGTCCGCGCGATTGTGGCTGCCGGCATCCCTTTCCTGGGTCATTTGGGCATGTTGCCCCAGCATGTGCGGGAAGAAGGGGGCTACCACGTCAAAGGCAGGCGGCCGGAAGAGGCCGCCGCCTTGGTGGCGGATGCCCGGGCGTTGCAAGAGGCCGGAGCCTTTGCGGTGGTGCTGGAGCTGGTCACGCCACCCGTGGCGGCGGAAATCACCCGCGCCCTGGCCATTCCCACCATTGGCATTGGCAGCGGCCCGGATTGCGACGGACAGATTCTGGTGATTCATGATTTGGTGGGGCTGTTTCCGTGGTTCACGCCGCGCTTTGTCAAACCCCAGGCCCAATGCGGGGCGGCCATCCGCCAGGCGGCGCAGGCATGGATGCAGTCCCTGCCAGGCAAGCCCGCCGCCTAG
- the rfaE1 gene encoding D-glycero-beta-D-manno-heptose-7-phosphate kinase, giving the protein MNTTALCLSRQRVRQWLQRAGRARLLVVGDLMLDQFVWGHVHRISPEAPVPVLEFVRESFMPGGAANVARNLTALGARATVVGVVGNDAAGRQLKDLLAAEKVDTSGLLTLYDRHTSIKTRIIAHQQQVVRLDRETRGDLSASATRRLLEALRRHLDRVDAVIVGDYGKGVVTQPLLDELKRWCRERGLWLSLDPKPVHRLDLSRLSLITPNRKETFELAGMSDGARGLPPMQDAPLLQAARELLQRLQPALLLVTLGEQGMLLCRRDQPPLHIPTVAREVFDVSGAGDTVIASFTLAIALGASPVEAAIFSNHAAGVVVGKVGTAAVTPEEMLASFAPPRA; this is encoded by the coding sequence ATGAACACAACGGCTCTTTGCCTTTCCCGCCAGCGCGTGCGCCAATGGTTGCAGCGCGCCGGCCGGGCGCGCCTGCTGGTGGTGGGCGATTTGATGCTCGACCAGTTCGTCTGGGGCCATGTTCATCGCATCTCCCCGGAGGCGCCCGTGCCCGTGCTGGAGTTTGTGCGCGAGAGTTTCATGCCGGGCGGCGCCGCCAACGTGGCGCGCAATCTGACCGCCCTGGGCGCGCGCGCCACCGTGGTGGGCGTGGTGGGCAACGATGCCGCCGGCCGGCAGTTGAAAGATTTGCTCGCCGCCGAGAAGGTGGACACCAGCGGCCTGCTCACCCTCTATGACCGGCACACCAGCATCAAAACCCGCATCATCGCCCACCAGCAACAAGTCGTCCGCCTGGACCGCGAAACCCGCGGCGATTTGAGCGCCTCGGCCACCCGCCGGCTGCTGGAGGCCCTGCGCCGCCATTTGGACCGGGTGGACGCCGTCATCGTGGGTGATTATGGCAAGGGCGTGGTCACCCAGCCGCTGCTCGATGAACTGAAACGCTGGTGCCGGGAGCGCGGCCTGTGGCTGAGCCTCGATCCCAAGCCCGTCCACCGGCTGGATTTGAGCCGGCTTTCGCTCATCACTCCCAACCGCAAGGAAACTTTTGAGCTGGCCGGGATGTCGGACGGCGCCCGGGGCCTGCCGCCAATGCAGGATGCCCCGCTGCTGCAGGCGGCGCGGGAGCTGTTGCAACGATTGCAACCCGCCCTGTTGCTGGTAACCCTCGGCGAGCAGGGCATGCTCTTGTGCCGGCGGGACCAGCCGCCGCTGCACATCCCCACCGTGGCCCGCGAGGTGTTCGATGTCTCGGGTGCGGGCGATACGGTCATTGCCTCCTTTACGCTGGCCATTGCCCTGGGCGCTTCGCCGGTGGAAGCGGCCATTTTCTCCAATCACGCCGCCGGCGTGGTGGTGGGCAAGGTGGGGACGGCGGCCGTCACGCCCGAGGAAATGCTGGCCAGTTTTGCCCCGCCCCGCGCATGA
- a CDS encoding thiazole synthase gives MMLENRPWVVAGRTFRSRLLLGTGKFASPELMRAALEASGAEIVTVALRRADLSGRHDPFANILDFIDPQRYLILPNTSGALNAAEAVRLARLAAAAGLPKWVKLEIHPDPRYLLPDPIETLAATEQLVKEGFTVLPYINADPVLAKRLQEAGAATVMPLGSPIGSNQGVLTRDQVRIIIEQATVPVVVDAGLGAPSHAAEAMELGADAVLVNTAIAIASDPVRMAQAFRVAVEAGRAAYEVGLAERQPVASATSPLTGFLG, from the coding sequence ATGATGTTGGAAAATCGTCCATGGGTGGTGGCGGGGCGGACTTTCCGCTCGCGGCTGCTGCTGGGCACCGGCAAGTTTGCTTCGCCGGAGCTGATGCGCGCCGCGTTGGAAGCCAGCGGGGCGGAGATTGTCACGGTGGCGCTGCGCCGCGCGGATTTGAGCGGGCGGCATGATCCCTTTGCCAACATTTTGGATTTCATTGATCCGCAGCGTTATTTGATCCTGCCCAATACCAGCGGCGCGTTGAACGCCGCCGAAGCCGTCCGGCTGGCCCGTTTGGCCGCCGCCGCCGGCCTCCCCAAATGGGTCAAACTGGAGATTCACCCGGACCCCCGCTATCTGTTGCCGGACCCCATTGAGACGCTGGCGGCCACCGAGCAGTTGGTGAAGGAGGGATTCACGGTTTTGCCCTATATCAACGCGGACCCCGTGCTGGCCAAGCGGCTGCAGGAGGCGGGTGCGGCCACGGTGATGCCGCTGGGTTCACCCATCGGCTCCAATCAAGGCGTGCTCACCCGCGACCAGGTCCGCATCATCATCGAGCAGGCCACCGTGCCCGTGGTGGTGGATGCCGGCCTGGGGGCGCCCAGCCACGCGGCGGAGGCGATGGAATTGGGGGCGGATGCCGTTTTGGTCAACACCGCCATTGCCATTGCCAGTGATCCGGTGCGCATGGCGCAGGCTTTCCGCGTGGCCGTCGAGGCCGGCCGCGCCGCTTATGAGGTGGGACTGGCCGAGCGCCAGCCCGTGGCCAGCGCCACCAGTCCCTTGACCGGTTTTCTGGGTTGA